From Streptomyces sp. NBC_00775, one genomic window encodes:
- a CDS encoding UbiX family flavin prenyltransferase translates to MKPGQTQRRPWIVGVSGASGTPYAAAVLRALLEAGESVDLVVSRASRLTLLDETGLPFRDAHWQNDLREWLARGADGKPGTFDVDIDDVRHWSAGDLAAGPSSGSYPTKGMLIVPASTACVAGVALGLSKDLLQRAASVTLKEGRGLVVAVRETPLNGQTLRHLVSLDDAGATVLPASPAFYAGATHIQDLVDFVAGRVLDAAGVEHGLYRRWEGELGGGSRSGTT, encoded by the coding sequence ATGAAGCCAGGACAGACGCAGCGCCGGCCTTGGATCGTGGGGGTGTCGGGCGCCTCCGGTACGCCGTACGCCGCCGCTGTGCTGCGTGCGCTTCTGGAGGCGGGGGAGAGCGTCGACCTGGTCGTCAGCAGGGCCTCGCGGCTCACGCTGCTCGACGAGACCGGCCTGCCCTTCCGCGACGCCCACTGGCAGAACGACCTGCGGGAATGGCTGGCGCGCGGCGCCGACGGCAAGCCCGGCACCTTCGACGTGGACATCGATGACGTACGTCACTGGAGTGCCGGTGACCTGGCGGCGGGGCCGTCCTCGGGCTCGTACCCCACGAAGGGCATGCTCATCGTGCCCGCCTCCACGGCCTGCGTGGCCGGCGTCGCCCTCGGGCTGTCGAAGGACCTGTTGCAGCGTGCGGCGAGCGTCACCCTCAAGGAGGGGCGGGGGCTCGTCGTCGCGGTCCGCGAGACTCCGCTGAACGGGCAGACGCTGCGGCACCTGGTCTCCCTGGACGACGCGGGCGCGACCGTGCTGCCCGCCTCGCCGGCGTTCTACGCGGGGGCCACGCACATCCAGGACCTGGTGGACTTCGTCGCCGGACGGGTGCTCGACGCGGCGGGCGTCGAGCACGGCCTGTACCGGCGGTGGGAGGGCGAACTGGGCGGCGGGTCCCGGTCCGGCACCACCTGA
- the mqnP gene encoding menaquinone biosynthesis prenyltransferase MqnP, with translation MSSASAALPQPGRTKAFLRLVMIEHSVFALPFAYTAALTAMFQWDKNIHWGRLLLVTIAMVGLRTFAMAANRIIDREIDARNPRTAHRELVTGAMSVKHAWTGALVALVFFLGAAALLNPLCLALAPIAVIPMVVYPYGKRFTNFPQAILGIAQAMGPVGAWIAISGEWSWDAVVLGLAVGIWIGGFDLIYACQDVETDREVGVMSVPARFGIPAAIWGARVCHAVTTALLVWYALATGAGAFFWFGLVIVAGAFLYEHSIVKPNDLSRLNRAFFSVNGFIGIALFACALLDLLVRGLTV, from the coding sequence GTGAGTTCAGCTTCCGCGGCGCTCCCGCAGCCGGGCCGCACCAAGGCGTTCCTGCGCCTCGTCATGATCGAGCACTCGGTGTTCGCGCTGCCGTTCGCGTACACCGCCGCGCTCACCGCGATGTTCCAGTGGGACAAGAACATCCACTGGGGGCGGCTGCTGCTCGTCACGATCGCGATGGTCGGCCTGCGGACCTTCGCCATGGCCGCGAACCGGATCATCGACCGCGAGATCGACGCCCGCAACCCGCGTACGGCCCATCGTGAGCTGGTCACCGGCGCGATGAGCGTGAAGCACGCGTGGACGGGTGCGTTGGTGGCGCTCGTCTTCTTTCTGGGGGCCGCGGCGCTGCTCAACCCCCTCTGTCTCGCCCTCGCGCCGATCGCCGTGATCCCGATGGTCGTGTACCCGTACGGCAAGCGGTTCACGAACTTCCCGCAGGCCATCCTGGGTATCGCCCAGGCGATGGGCCCGGTCGGCGCCTGGATCGCCATCTCCGGCGAGTGGTCCTGGGATGCCGTCGTCCTCGGACTCGCGGTGGGCATCTGGATCGGTGGCTTCGACCTCATCTACGCCTGCCAGGACGTCGAGACCGATCGTGAGGTCGGAGTCATGTCCGTCCCCGCGCGCTTCGGGATCCCGGCTGCGATCTGGGGTGCGCGTGTCTGTCACGCCGTCACCACGGCCCTGCTCGTCTGGTACGCCCTGGCCACCGGGGCCGGTGCCTTCTTCTGGTTCGGCCTGGTGATCGTCGCGGGCGCCTTCCTCTACGAGCACTCCATCGTCAAGCCGAACGACCTGTCCCGCCTGAACCGCGCGTTCTTCAGCGTCAACGGCTTCATCGGCATCGCCCTCTTCGCGTGCGCCCTGCTCGATCTGCTGGTGCGCGGCCTCACGGTCTGA
- a CDS encoding menaquinone biosynthesis decarboxylase, whose translation MAYDDLRSLLRALEREGDLKRIKAEVDPYLEVGEIVDRVQKSGGPALLFENVRGATMPLAMNVFGTDRRLLKALGLKSYGEISDKIGGLLRPELPHGFVGVREAFGKLGAMAHVPPKKVKSDNAPVQEVVLHGDEVDLDALPALFTWPQDGGSFFNLGLTHTKDPESGIRNLGLYRLQRHDKRTIGMHWQIHKDSRNHYQVAARRGERLPVAIAFGCPPAVTYASTAPLPGDIDEYLFAGFIQGKRIEMVDCKTVPLQVPANAEVVLEGWLEPGEMLPEGPFGDHTGFYTPQEPFPALTIDCVTMRRRPLIQSIVVGRPPTEDGPLGRATERFFLPLLKIIVPDIVDYHLPEAGGFHNCAIVAIDKKYPKHAQKVMHAIWGAHMMSLTKLIVIVDSDCDVHDLHEVAWRALGNTDYGRDLTVVEGPVDHLDHASYQQFWGGKAGIDATKKWPEEGYTRDGGWPEMVLSDPETAAKVDRRWKEYGL comes from the coding sequence ATGGCTTACGACGATCTTCGCTCCCTGCTGAGGGCACTGGAGCGCGAGGGCGACCTCAAGCGCATCAAGGCAGAGGTGGACCCGTACCTGGAGGTCGGGGAGATCGTCGACCGGGTACAGAAGAGCGGTGGGCCCGCGCTGCTCTTCGAGAACGTGCGCGGGGCCACCATGCCGCTCGCGATGAACGTGTTCGGGACCGATCGCCGGCTGCTGAAGGCCCTCGGCCTGAAGTCGTACGGCGAGATCAGCGACAAGATCGGCGGGCTGCTCAGGCCCGAGCTCCCGCACGGGTTCGTCGGCGTCCGCGAGGCCTTCGGCAAGCTCGGCGCCATGGCCCACGTACCGCCGAAGAAGGTGAAGTCCGACAACGCGCCCGTGCAGGAGGTCGTCCTGCACGGTGACGAGGTCGATCTCGACGCCCTCCCCGCCCTCTTCACCTGGCCCCAGGACGGCGGCTCCTTCTTCAACCTCGGGCTCACCCACACCAAGGACCCCGAGTCCGGCATCCGCAACCTCGGGCTCTACCGCCTCCAGCGCCACGACAAGCGCACCATCGGCATGCACTGGCAGATCCACAAGGACAGCCGGAACCACTACCAGGTCGCGGCCAGGCGCGGGGAGCGGCTGCCCGTCGCCATCGCCTTCGGGTGCCCGCCCGCCGTGACGTACGCCTCCACGGCCCCGCTCCCCGGCGACATCGACGAGTACCTCTTCGCCGGGTTCATCCAGGGCAAGCGGATCGAGATGGTGGACTGCAAGACCGTTCCGCTTCAGGTCCCCGCGAACGCGGAGGTCGTACTCGAAGGGTGGCTGGAGCCCGGGGAGATGCTCCCCGAGGGGCCGTTCGGCGACCACACCGGGTTCTACACGCCGCAGGAGCCGTTCCCGGCGCTCACCATCGACTGCGTCACCATGCGCAGGCGGCCGTTGATTCAGTCGATTGTGGTCGGGCGGCCCCCGACCGAGGACGGGCCCCTCGGGCGGGCCACCGAGCGGTTCTTCCTTCCGCTTCTCAAGATCATCGTGCCGGACATCGTGGACTACCACCTGCCCGAGGCCGGCGGCTTCCACAACTGTGCGATCGTCGCGATCGACAAGAAGTACCCCAAGCACGCACAAAAGGTGATGCATGCCATTTGGGGTGCGCACATGATGTCCCTGACGAAGCTCATCGTGATCGTCGACTCGGACTGCGACGTCCACGATCTGCACGAGGTCGCGTGGCGGGCGCTGGGGAACACCGACTACGGCCGCGATCTCACGGTCGTCGAAGGACCGGTCGACCACCTCGACCACGCCTCCTACCAGCAGTTCTGGGGCGGCAAGGCGGGCATCGACGCGACGAAGAAGTGGCCCGAGGAGGGCTACACCCGGGACGGCGGCTGGCCCGAGATGGTGCTGTCCGACCCGGAGACGGCGGCGAAGGTCGACCGCCGTTGGAAGGAGTACGGCCTGTGA
- a CDS encoding PLD nuclease N-terminal domain-containing protein, translating to MLRYLPFLLVLALWIYAFIDCLNTPEEQVRGLPKVVWVIIILLFGEVLVGPIAWLVAGKTRQAPANGATPSEWHRNQRTQFVAPDDNPEFLNSLKAENKKDEALLKDWEADLRRREDELRRRERGEENES from the coding sequence ATGCTCAGGTATCTGCCCTTTCTGCTGGTCCTGGCGCTGTGGATCTACGCGTTCATCGACTGCCTGAACACACCCGAGGAGCAGGTACGGGGCCTGCCGAAGGTGGTGTGGGTGATCATCATCCTGCTCTTCGGCGAGGTCCTGGTCGGCCCGATCGCCTGGCTGGTGGCGGGCAAGACCCGCCAGGCCCCGGCGAACGGCGCCACCCCCTCCGAGTGGCACCGCAACCAGCGCACGCAGTTCGTCGCCCCCGACGACAACCCCGAGTTCCTGAACTCCCTCAAGGCCGAGAACAAGAAGGACGAGGCACTCCTGAAGGACTGGGAGGCCGACCTCCGGCGCCGCGAGGACGAGCTGCGGCGGCGCGAGCGCGGCGAGGAGAACGAGAGCTGA
- a CDS encoding LysR family transcriptional regulator → MELRLLVTFEKVATVLSFTQAAAELKYAQSSVTSQVRALESSLGTELFDRLGSRIRLTEAGERLLPYARQIIELSEEARAAVAGTEEPSGALTVGTMESLTSYRLLPLLELFHHRYPGVRLSLRTTIGDETRQALRQGTYDVGFLMEEETEHAGLEAEVLAVEPLALVAAPGHPLAEPSAVLTSDLVRESLLATEPGCAYRDLFERELNLNSLSPVSFTEFGTIEATKRAAAAGLGVALLPEVTVAAELAEGTLVRLPWKPPFTLRTQLAWRAGKRLPAHVRLFAEQARKLVSEE, encoded by the coding sequence ATGGAGCTGCGGCTGCTGGTCACCTTCGAGAAGGTCGCGACCGTGCTGAGCTTCACGCAGGCCGCGGCCGAGCTGAAGTACGCGCAGTCCAGTGTGACCAGTCAGGTCCGCGCCCTGGAGTCCTCGCTCGGCACGGAACTCTTCGACCGGCTCGGCAGCCGTATCCGGCTGACGGAGGCGGGCGAGCGGCTGCTCCCCTACGCCCGGCAGATCATCGAGCTGAGCGAGGAGGCGCGGGCGGCGGTCGCCGGCACGGAGGAACCGTCCGGCGCGCTCACCGTCGGCACGATGGAGTCGCTGACCTCCTACCGGCTGCTGCCCCTCCTTGAGCTGTTCCATCACCGCTATCCGGGTGTACGGCTCTCGCTGCGGACGACGATCGGCGACGAAACCCGGCAGGCACTGCGCCAGGGCACGTACGACGTGGGCTTCTTGATGGAGGAGGAGACCGAGCACGCGGGGCTGGAGGCAGAGGTGCTGGCGGTGGAGCCGCTGGCGCTGGTGGCCGCCCCCGGCCACCCACTGGCGGAACCGTCGGCCGTGCTCACCTCCGACCTCGTACGGGAGTCGCTGCTCGCCACCGAACCCGGCTGCGCCTACCGGGACTTGTTCGAGCGAGAGCTGAATCTGAACTCCCTCAGCCCCGTCTCCTTCACGGAGTTCGGCACGATCGAGGCGACCAAACGCGCCGCGGCGGCCGGCCTCGGGGTCGCACTGCTGCCCGAGGTAACGGTCGCCGCGGAGTTGGCGGAGGGGACGCTGGTACGGCTGCCGTGGAAGCCGCCGTTCACGCTTCGGACGCAACTGGCGTGGCGGGCCGGGAAGCGGCTTCCGGCGCATGTGCGGCTGTTCGCGGAGCAGGCGCGGAAGCTGGTGTCAGAGGAGTAG
- a CDS encoding DMT family transporter, which yields MTSENKGTAQLTTAMVLSGTLGVFVVESGASPFNVVFFRVLFGALALGSYVVARGWLRGHGFTPRTLGLAVLGGVFIVFNWVFLFQAYENTSISVATVVYHTQPFYVVLLGALFFRERLTAAKVGWVAAAFAGLILVSGVTPGDFTSGGSYVVGVGQALLAALLYGLSTLVTKRITGVRPHLIALVQVLVGIPLLLPFADFGAMAGTGADWGWLAGLGLIHTGLMYVLMYSAYAKLPTAKIAVLAFTYPAVAMVMDWAVYGHHIGLVQALGVPLIVTASLKVTLAKTAKTAKTAKTAKTAATPLTPASAPAPRTAAHAPEAASRPATPVASEA from the coding sequence ATGACCTCAGAGAACAAGGGCACGGCCCAGCTGACGACCGCGATGGTGCTCTCCGGCACCCTCGGCGTCTTCGTCGTCGAGTCGGGCGCCTCGCCCTTCAACGTCGTTTTCTTCCGTGTCCTGTTCGGCGCCCTGGCGCTGGGCTCCTACGTCGTCGCCCGCGGCTGGCTGCGCGGCCACGGCTTCACCCCCCGCACCCTGGGCCTGGCCGTCCTCGGCGGCGTGTTCATCGTCTTCAACTGGGTCTTCCTCTTCCAGGCGTACGAGAACACGTCGATCTCCGTCGCGACGGTCGTCTACCACACGCAGCCGTTCTACGTGGTCCTGCTGGGCGCGCTGTTCTTCCGCGAGCGGCTCACCGCGGCGAAGGTCGGCTGGGTGGCCGCGGCCTTCGCGGGGCTGATCCTCGTCTCGGGCGTCACACCCGGCGACTTCACGAGCGGCGGATCGTACGTCGTAGGCGTCGGCCAGGCTCTCCTCGCCGCGCTCCTCTACGGACTGTCCACCCTGGTCACCAAGCGCATCACCGGCGTCCGCCCGCACCTCATCGCCCTCGTCCAAGTCCTCGTGGGCATCCCCCTGTTGCTCCCCTTCGCCGACTTCGGCGCGATGGCCGGGACGGGCGCCGACTGGGGCTGGCTCGCCGGCCTCGGGCTCATCCACACCGGTCTGATGTACGTCCTCATGTACTCGGCGTACGCCAAGCTTCCGACCGCCAAGATCGCCGTACTCGCCTTCACCTACCCGGCGGTCGCGATGGTCATGGACTGGGCGGTGTACGGCCACCACATCGGGCTCGTGCAGGCCCTCGGCGTCCCGCTGATCGTGACGGCCAGCCTGAAGGTCACACTGGCGAAGACCGCGAAGACCGCGAAGACCGCGAAGACCGCGAAGACCGCCGCTACTCCTCTGACACCAGCTTCCGCGCCTGCTCCGCGAACAGCCGCACATGCGCCGGAAGCCGCTTCCCGGCCCGCCACGCCAGTTGCGTCCGAAGCGTGA
- a CDS encoding purine-cytosine permease family protein: MTTAPASSPTTIAPEYGDRVIAVETAGSEPIPDAERHGSPLQLLWTWASPNIEFATVYIGVISVLFFGLNFWQAAAAILLGTAIGALTQGVLSLDGPRFGVPQMVIGRFSFGHKGNLLPSGVNAVVAGVGWFAVNSLSAAFALNTLTDLRPLPSLLLVVVAEILIGFIGHNFVHVFEKYAFPALAVVFLLAGVWTFKDAHLGTGGGGGGLGGFLLAFSTAWGYAAGWNPYATDYSRYLPRTASKFKTVLYPAVGLFVSVAIVAIIGAASATIVAPKDATPTAAFTGHLPGWLGNLVLLAIILGAVSANALNIYSSAISITSLGLKLPAWLGRSVLVVLSGVVGTAAAWASLSDAGSAYEAFLLIIAYWVGPWLGVVLTERWLQSRTATDEELSRRLGDASYTNWPGLAALLIGVAVSVPLFSNQEKYVGWVPEHWASFGDITCLVGFAVSAGLYAVLRGRFAAKA; the protein is encoded by the coding sequence ATGACGACAGCTCCCGCCAGCTCACCCACCACGATCGCCCCCGAGTACGGCGACCGGGTCATCGCCGTCGAGACGGCGGGCTCGGAACCCATCCCCGACGCCGAACGGCACGGCAGCCCCTTGCAGCTGCTGTGGACGTGGGCGTCGCCGAACATCGAGTTCGCGACCGTCTACATCGGCGTGATCTCGGTCCTCTTCTTCGGCCTCAACTTCTGGCAGGCCGCCGCCGCCATCCTCCTCGGCACCGCGATCGGCGCCCTCACCCAGGGCGTGCTGTCCCTGGACGGGCCGCGGTTCGGTGTGCCGCAGATGGTGATCGGCCGGTTCTCCTTCGGCCACAAGGGCAACCTCCTGCCGTCCGGCGTGAACGCGGTGGTGGCGGGCGTCGGCTGGTTCGCGGTGAACAGCCTGAGCGCGGCCTTCGCGCTGAACACGCTGACCGACCTGCGGCCGCTGCCCTCCCTGCTGCTCGTGGTGGTGGCGGAGATCCTGATCGGCTTCATCGGCCACAACTTCGTGCACGTCTTCGAGAAGTACGCGTTCCCGGCGCTCGCGGTGGTCTTCCTGCTGGCCGGCGTGTGGACGTTCAAGGACGCGCACCTCGGCACAGGCGGCGGGGGCGGCGGCCTCGGCGGCTTCCTGCTGGCGTTCAGCACGGCGTGGGGCTACGCGGCCGGCTGGAACCCGTACGCCACGGACTACTCGCGCTATCTTCCCCGTACGGCGAGCAAGTTCAAGACGGTCCTCTACCCGGCGGTCGGACTGTTCGTGTCGGTCGCGATCGTGGCGATCATCGGCGCGGCCTCGGCAACGATCGTGGCCCCCAAGGACGCCACCCCGACGGCGGCCTTCACCGGCCATCTGCCCGGCTGGCTCGGCAACCTGGTGCTGCTCGCCATCATCCTCGGCGCGGTCTCCGCGAACGCCCTGAACATCTACTCCTCAGCGATCTCCATCACCTCGCTCGGCCTGAAGCTCCCCGCCTGGCTGGGCCGCAGCGTGCTGGTCGTGCTGTCCGGGGTCGTCGGCACGGCGGCGGCGTGGGCGTCCCTGTCGGACGCGGGATCGGCGTACGAGGCGTTCCTGCTGATCATCGCGTACTGGGTGGGCCCGTGGCTGGGCGTCGTCCTGACCGAGCGGTGGCTTCAGTCCCGCACGGCCACGGACGAGGAACTGTCCCGCCGCCTCGGCGACGCCTCCTACACCAACTGGCCCGGTCTGGCGGCCCTGTTGATCGGGGTCGCGGTGTCGGTGCCGCTCTTCTCCAACCAGGAGAAGTACGTCGGGTGGGTGCCGGAGCACTGGGCGTCGTTCGGTGACATCACCTGCCTGGTCGGGTTCGCGGTGAGCGCGGGGCTGTACGCGGTGCTGCGCGGACGTTTCGCCGCCAAGGCCTGA
- a CDS encoding serine/threonine-protein kinase, giving the protein MTDLNGSGAEPLEAEDPRWIGEIPLVGRLGSGGMGRVYLGVHEGRYAAVKQVLPSVVAEDKDFLRRFGHELDNLARLPEEATAPLLASDRDARPPWFATAYVPGLTLREAVELHGHPLPADALWLLLREAASGLAAVHALDMVHRDLKPSNVMLTLDGLTLIDFGVARAAEQSQLTRTGIVVGTPAYMSPEQASGTRQLTGAVDVFALGSMAAYAACGRPPFGDDSGHAVLYRIVHEEPDLAPLRALDPELAEAVAACLDKDPEGRPTAAELAELAARHGPFADPPWPETIAEPLSERAAFAATVPDADKLPARPVPTLPSPGPKAESDKPKPPEPEPTPEAAPDPKRRERRRTRVLFAVVPVVVVATGTTLAIQLLPYTSSPDDEARTTPSASVSASLDPTSSSSGTTKSPSPSADQSKGKGKDKDKSKGTGGTQADAGGTSTGTGTGAQDGSGGSDTSDSDGSGGSSSSSSSSGGTSAKAPASGYYQLTNAADGQCLVMSDYSGAVLGACSDSPAASWAYKSVSGGAFHVVNEHTGKCLSVSAYNIVTADCDQSTQLSWRTGSGGTLQNIYNSRCLDESAGWPVTSTCVSGTASQRWTRT; this is encoded by the coding sequence GTGACAGATCTGAACGGCAGCGGAGCCGAGCCGCTGGAGGCGGAGGATCCGCGGTGGATCGGGGAGATCCCGCTGGTGGGCCGACTCGGGTCCGGCGGCATGGGTCGGGTGTACCTCGGTGTGCACGAGGGGCGGTACGCCGCCGTCAAGCAGGTGCTGCCCTCCGTCGTCGCCGAGGACAAGGACTTCCTGCGGCGCTTCGGACATGAGCTGGACAACCTCGCCCGGCTGCCCGAGGAGGCCACCGCGCCGCTGCTCGCCAGTGACCGCGACGCACGGCCGCCGTGGTTCGCGACCGCGTACGTTCCCGGGCTCACCCTGAGGGAGGCCGTCGAACTGCACGGGCATCCGCTGCCCGCCGACGCCCTGTGGCTGCTGCTGCGGGAGGCGGCCTCGGGGCTGGCCGCGGTGCACGCGCTGGACATGGTGCACCGGGACCTCAAGCCGTCCAACGTCATGCTGACCCTCGACGGGCTCACCCTCATCGACTTCGGTGTCGCCCGTGCCGCCGAACAGAGCCAGCTGACGAGGACCGGCATCGTCGTGGGCACCCCCGCCTACATGTCGCCCGAACAAGCCTCGGGGACACGGCAGTTGACCGGTGCCGTCGATGTGTTCGCGCTGGGGTCGATGGCCGCGTACGCGGCGTGCGGCCGGCCGCCCTTCGGCGACGACTCCGGGCACGCCGTGCTGTACCGCATCGTCCACGAGGAGCCCGACCTGGCTCCGCTGCGCGCGCTGGATCCCGAACTCGCCGAGGCCGTCGCGGCCTGCCTCGACAAGGATCCCGAGGGCCGTCCCACCGCCGCCGAGCTCGCCGAACTCGCCGCAAGACATGGTCCGTTCGCCGATCCACCGTGGCCGGAGACCATCGCCGAGCCGCTGTCCGAGCGGGCCGCCTTCGCCGCGACGGTGCCGGATGCCGACAAACTGCCCGCCCGTCCCGTGCCGACCCTGCCCTCCCCCGGGCCGAAGGCGGAATCGGACAAGCCGAAGCCTCCGGAGCCGGAGCCGACCCCGGAGGCCGCCCCGGACCCGAAACGACGCGAACGCCGCCGGACCCGCGTTCTGTTCGCCGTCGTTCCCGTCGTGGTCGTGGCGACCGGCACGACCCTCGCCATCCAGCTGCTGCCGTACACGTCCTCGCCGGACGACGAGGCACGGACCACGCCCTCCGCCTCGGTGTCGGCGTCGCTCGATCCCACGTCGTCCTCCTCGGGCACGACGAAGTCGCCGTCCCCGTCGGCGGATCAGAGCAAGGGCAAGGGCAAGGACAAGGACAAGAGCAAGGGGACAGGCGGGACGCAGGCGGACGCCGGGGGCACGAGCACGGGCACGGGCACGGGCGCACAGGACGGCTCCGGCGGGTCCGACACCTCGGACAGCGACGGCTCGGGCGGAAGCAGTAGCAGCTCAAGCAGTTCCGGCGGCACCTCGGCGAAAGCCCCCGCCAGCGGCTACTACCAGCTCACGAACGCCGCCGACGGCCAGTGCCTGGTGATGAGCGACTACAGCGGCGCGGTCCTCGGAGCTTGTTCGGACAGCCCGGCGGCCTCATGGGCTTACAAAAGCGTGTCGGGCGGCGCATTCCACGTGGTCAACGAGCACACCGGCAAGTGTCTGAGTGTGAGCGCCTACAACATCGTGACGGCCGACTGCGACCAGAGCACCCAGCTGTCCTGGCGCACGGGCTCCGGCGGCACCCTGCAGAACATCTACAACAGCCGGTGCCTCGACGAGTCCGCAGGCTGGCCGGTCACCTCGACCTGCGTGTCCGGAACCGCATCGCAGCGCTGGACGAGGACATGA